CTATTCGTGGCATGCGCCTATTTTACCGTCAAACCGTCACTAAAAGTACAGCCGTTGGAACCGGCTACGGCAGCATGGCCTTGCGTCTGATGCCCAGGACGCGGACGACGGCGGCACTCACGTCCCGTCCAAACGGCAGTTCCGCCGCGGTCAGGGCGGAGGCGGCCAGCGCCTTGTCAATGCTCTTTGCCGCGAGCCGCTCGGGCAGGTGCAGGCTGCGGGCGAAGCTCAGCCAGTCGTTGCGTCCAAGCCCGGTCCGGCTGCCGGCGCTGCCCCCCAGGGGCAGGGCCATGCCGGGATCGCGCGACGGGTCGCCGTCGGTCAGGTCGGTGACGATGCCACCGGGAACGCCGGCGGCAAAGCCCTGCTCGATCTCCGCCGCGAGCGTGCACTGGAGGTCGTAGGCGGGAGCCACGAACCATTCCCCGCCCGGCTGCCGGACCACAGAGATGTTCTTGGCATGCAGGTTTCCGTTGCCCGTCAGCCATCCGAACAGGAACTGCAGGAACACGTTGCGGGCAGCCAGGACGTGGGCCGAGCACATGCCCGTGATGGCAGCGGCCACCGCCTCGGTGGGAATGTCGTACTTGCGTGACGGCGGCAGGCCGAGCAGCTGCGCGGCGTCCTCCGCCGCGAGGGGTCCTGCCGGGGACCGGTCAAAACGGGAGACAAGCAACGCGGCCTGGCCAACGGCGTCGTACACCAGCCGGGAGGCGGCAACGGGAATGGACAGCGCCCTGGCCTTCTCAAGGAGCAGGTATTCGGTCTCGACCTGGCGTGCGTGGCTGCCGTCGTTGAACTTGAGGATGTAGGCCCGCGAGGGGTCCTTGTCATGGACGTAGGAGGCGGTGACCTTGTCCTGGAGGCCCGGAAGCGCGGACGGATCGACGGGACCGGGGATCGCGGCGAAGTCCGAAAAGCGGACGGTGTCCATGGTCTTGGTGACGGCAAGCAGCGGCGGCACCGCCTCGAGGGGGTCACCGGCGGGCACAACCCGCACGTCGCCCACCGGGTTCTGTCCGGCAGCCAGCAGGAGCGAGAACTCGTCGGTGATGGTGGTCTTCACGGCCCACCGCAGCTTGGCGAGCCGTTCGCCCTCCGGCAGCAATCCGGCGAAGAACGCCGGCACGCTGCCGTGGGCCAGCGTCACGGGCACGTCGAGGAGGGGCAATGTGGCGGCAATGGCCGGCCCGCCGGTGCTGAGGTAGTTGGGCAGGTAGGAGAACACGACACCGTCACGTGCCTGGCGGACCAGCGTCGCGGCCGGCCTGCCCTGCTTGTAGACCACCGCGTGGTGGATCTTCTTGGCATCCTCGGGGTTCTTCACTGCGCCGGGCCCTTCGCGTTTGGGCTCTTCACGGCTGGGTCCCGGCTGCCTGGGTGCCGCCTGCACGGACGGAGCGTCTCATGGCGCCTGCACGCTCAGGTTCAGGCTCAGGCCCAGGGCATTGGCCACGGCGTTAAGAATGTCCAGGCGAACGGTTTCGCGCCCGTTTTCCAGGTCGCTGAGCACGCGCGGGGAAATGTCCGCCAGGTCAGCGGTTTCCACCTGGGTCAGGTCCAGTTCCCGGCGCCGGGCGCGCAGCGCTGCGCCGAGTTGGGCTGCATCCACGCCGGTGCCTCCTGCCGTGCCGTTTAAGGGGGTCCACTCCGGACCGTGACTCCATCCTAAAGCGCCGACTGCCGATTTGTGCACGATCCTGCTGATTCCCGGGCGTCGGCGAAGGGGTGCGGATGCCGAGTCCCGCCGAGAGTACAGCTCTGGCGGGTGCGGATGCCGAGTCCCGCCGAGAGTACAGCTCTGGCGGGTGGGCGGCGTCGCGGGTCACCGCAGCTGTACAGTGGGCGGAAATCGGAGCCGGACAGGTCGCAGTATCCGTACAATCGGTGCCCGGCTGCCCATCGGGGCGGCTACGTGACCTGCAGCCGCTCCCGGAACTGCGGAGCGTCCCAATGGCGGTTGTCCAGGATGTCGAACAGGGCATCCACCGCGTCCCAGACGTCGGCGTAGCCCAGGTACAGGGGCGTGATCCCGAAGCGGAGGACATGGGGCTCGCGGTAGTCGCCAATGACGCCGCGACTGATGAGCGCCTGCATGATGGCATAGCCGCCCGGGTGCGCGTAGCTGACGTGGCTGCCGCGCCGGGCCCGGTCCAAGGGCGTCACCAGCTCCAGCGGATGCGACCCTCGCCGTGCCTGCACCAACGCAATGAACAGGTCGGTCAGCGCCAGCGACTTCTCCCGCACGGCGCCAATGTCCGCCGCCAGGCTCACGTCGAGCCCGCATTCCACCAGGGCCATGGACACCACCGGCTGCGTCCCGCACAGGAAACGGCCGATCCCCGCCACCGGCTCGTATGAGTCCTCCATCGCAAAAGGCCGGGCATGCCCCCACCAGCCGGAGAGCGGCTGCCAAAAGCGGTCCTGGTGCCGGGCATTGACCCAGATGAAGGCGGGCGAGCCCGGGCCGCCGTTGAGGTACTTGTAGGTGCAGCCCACGGCGAAGTCCGCCCCGCCACCGCGCAGGTCCACCGGCACGGCACCGGCCGCGTGGGCGAGATCCCAGATCACCAGGGCGCCGGCGTCGTGCACCAGGGAGGTGGTGGACGCCATGTCCCACATGGCCCCGGTGCGGTAGTTGACGTGGGACAGTGCGACGACGGCCACGTCGCCTCGCAGCGCGGCCTCCAGCGGGAGCCCCTCGTCCACGAGGCGGACCGAGTAACCCTGGTCGAGGAAGTCGGCGATGCCCTCGGCCATGTAAATGTCGGTGGGGAAGTTGTCACGTTCGGTCACGATGACCTTTCGTGCCGGGTCCTGCGCCTGTTGGATGCGCAGCGCGGCTGCCAGCGACTTGAACAGGTTCAGCGACGTGGTGTCCGTGACCACCACTTCGCCGGGGCCGGCGCCGATCAGCGGCGCGAGCTTGTCGCCCAGGCGTCCGGGGAGCTCAAACCAGCCGGCCGTGTTCCAGCTGCGGATCAGCCCCGTGCCCCATTCCTCCTCCAGCACGCGTGCGGCCACGTCCAGGGAGGTGCGCGGCCGGGCGCCAAGCGAGTTTCCGTCCAGGTAGATGACGCCGTCGGGCAGCAGGAAGTCGTTGCGGAAGCGGCGCAGGGGATCGGCGGCGTCGGCGGCCACGCAGGCTTCCCGGGTGGCGGGCGGTGCGGGCTGCGGTGCTGCGTCCATGGGGCGTCCTTGGTGAGGTTTGCTGGGGAAGGCCGCGGACGGCCGTGGATGAATGTGGGCCGCCAGGGTGCAGGCCGATTCCCAATCTATGGCCGCACCCGTGGCCGGTCAAGGATGCCGGTGCGTGGGTCCCGCCGGCAGTGGCTACTGTTGTCCAGTGAGCAATTTTGTTGTGAAGAAGCCGTGGACCGGGCGCATCGGCGCGCTGCTGGGGATCATGGTCATGGCCCTGAGCCTGCGTGCGGCCGTCTCCGTGGTGCCCCCGCTGCTCGGCGAGCTGCGGGGTGAACTGGGGTTCGACGCCGGCACCATCGGCCTGCTGGCCATGCTCCCACCGCTGATCTTCGCCGTGTTCGGGCTGTTGACGCCGCTGCTGATCCGCCGTTTCGGCCTCGAAAAGGTGCTCGTGGGGGCCGTGGTGCTGGCCGTGGCGGGGCAGCTGGTGCGCGCGGCGAGTGGACAGGTGTGGCCGTTCCTCGGGTGGTCGGCCGTGGTCATGGCCGGCTACGGGATAGGCAACGTGGTGCTGCCGCCGCTGGTGAAAAAATACTTCCCGGACCGCGTGGGCGTGGTGACGGCCGGGTACGTGACGCTGCTGGCCGTGGGAACGGCCGCCAGCCCGCAGCTGGCCGTCCCGGTGGCCGGGCTCGCCGGCTGGCGCGTGTCCATCGGCCTGTGGGCGTCGGTCAGCTTCCTGGTGCTGCTGCCATGGGCCGCCCAGGCCCTGCGCGACCGCCAGACGCGCCGCAGCGCCGCGGACGACGCCGGCCGCCCGCCTGGCGCTGGCCCCGCCGGTTCCGTCGGGGACGCCGGCCACGGTGGCGTGCCGAGACTGGTGCCGTGGCGCTCACCGGTGGCGTGGGGGCTGGCCATCTTCCTGGCCGGCAATTCGGCACAGACCTACGTTTACTTCACCTGGCTGCCGCCATATCTGGCCGGCGAGGGCCTGGACCCGGCCACGGCCGGGTCGGCGCTGGCCTATTTTGCCATTTTGGGCCTGCCGGTGAGCCTGCTGGTGCCGCTGTGGGTGCCGCGCATGAAGAACCCGATCATCGCCATTTCCATCTTTGCCGTCTTCTGGACCATCGGACACCTGGGCCTGTACCTGTCGCCGATGCACGGCACCTGGCTGTGGGTGACCTCGGCCGGGTTGGGCCAGGGCACGTTCGCCACCGCCCTTTTGATGGTGAACCTGCGCTCGCGGACCACGCACGGCTCCGCGGTCCTGTCGGGATTCAGCCAGGGCGTGGGGTACGCCGGAGCCGGCATCGCGCCCCTGTTCTTTGGCACCATCCACGACGCCACCGGATCCTGGACCTGGTCGTTCGCCACGCTGGGCGTGTGCCTGCTCGTGATGATGACGGGGGCCGTCATGATCAACCCGAAGCGCTACATTGAGGATTCCGCCGCGGCGCCCGTCCCCGACAGCCTGCCCCAGCGGACTTGACACCCCTGCCGTGAGCCGGAAAGCACAGTAAATGGCCGGGGTGCGGGCAGCTTGTGATGCACCGTTGCCGACGGCGGTCTAGAGGATGCGGCGCTGGCGGTGGATGGGGAAGTGGGACCGTACCTGGTCCACGGCAGCCGGCGAGACGTCCGCCAGGAGGAGGTCCGCGTCGAGTCCGAGTTCCGCCACCACGTCGCCCATGGGGCCTGCCAGCAGCGAATTGCCGACCGACACGGGCGTGGCCTGGCATACGCCTGCCACATAGAGGCTGTTTTCAATGGCACGGGCGCCCAGCAGCGTGCGCCACTGGTTCGTCTTCAACTCACCCGGCACCCAGGAGGAGCAGGCCAGCAGGACCTGGGATCCGGCGTCGGACAGGGCCCGTGCCTGCTCCGGGAACCGGAGGTCGTAACAGGTCAGCAGGCCAAAGCGGAGGCCGCCCACTGCAAAGGTGACGGGTTCCGTGGACGGGGCCGGTGCCACGAACTCGGACTCGCAGAAGCCTTGGGCATCGAACAGGTGGATCTTGCGGTAGGCCGCGAGCAGGCCGCCATCGGGG
This genomic stretch from Arthrobacter dokdonellae harbors:
- a CDS encoding type II toxin-antitoxin system HipA family toxin, which codes for MKNPEDAKKIHHAVVYKQGRPAATLVRQARDGVVFSYLPNYLSTGGPAIAATLPLLDVPVTLAHGSVPAFFAGLLPEGERLAKLRWAVKTTITDEFSLLLAAGQNPVGDVRVVPAGDPLEAVPPLLAVTKTMDTVRFSDFAAIPGPVDPSALPGLQDKVTASYVHDKDPSRAYILKFNDGSHARQVETEYLLLEKARALSIPVAASRLVYDAVGQAALLVSRFDRSPAGPLAAEDAAQLLGLPPSRKYDIPTEAVAAAITGMCSAHVLAARNVFLQFLFGWLTGNGNLHAKNISVVRQPGGEWFVAPAYDLQCTLAAEIEQGFAAGVPGGIVTDLTDGDPSRDPGMALPLGGSAGSRTGLGRNDWLSFARSLHLPERLAAKSIDKALAASALTAAELPFGRDVSAAVVRVLGIRRKAMLP
- the kynU gene encoding kynureninase; this encodes MDAAPQPAPPATREACVAADAADPLRRFRNDFLLPDGVIYLDGNSLGARPRTSLDVAARVLEEEWGTGLIRSWNTAGWFELPGRLGDKLAPLIGAGPGEVVVTDTTSLNLFKSLAAALRIQQAQDPARKVIVTERDNFPTDIYMAEGIADFLDQGYSVRLVDEGLPLEAALRGDVAVVALSHVNYRTGAMWDMASTTSLVHDAGALVIWDLAHAAGAVPVDLRGGGADFAVGCTYKYLNGGPGSPAFIWVNARHQDRFWQPLSGWWGHARPFAMEDSYEPVAGIGRFLCGTQPVVSMALVECGLDVSLAADIGAVREKSLALTDLFIALVQARRGSHPLELVTPLDRARRGSHVSYAHPGGYAIMQALISRGVIGDYREPHVLRFGITPLYLGYADVWDAVDALFDILDNRHWDAPQFRERLQVT
- a CDS encoding helix-turn-helix domain-containing protein — its product is MDAAQLGAALRARRRELDLTQVETADLADISPRVLSDLENGRETVRLDILNAVANALGLSLNLSVQAP
- a CDS encoding MFS transporter, with the protein product MSNFVVKKPWTGRIGALLGIMVMALSLRAAVSVVPPLLGELRGELGFDAGTIGLLAMLPPLIFAVFGLLTPLLIRRFGLEKVLVGAVVLAVAGQLVRAASGQVWPFLGWSAVVMAGYGIGNVVLPPLVKKYFPDRVGVVTAGYVTLLAVGTAASPQLAVPVAGLAGWRVSIGLWASVSFLVLLPWAAQALRDRQTRRSAADDAGRPPGAGPAGSVGDAGHGGVPRLVPWRSPVAWGLAIFLAGNSAQTYVYFTWLPPYLAGEGLDPATAGSALAYFAILGLPVSLLVPLWVPRMKNPIIAISIFAVFWTIGHLGLYLSPMHGTWLWVTSAGLGQGTFATALLMVNLRSRTTHGSAVLSGFSQGVGYAGAGIAPLFFGTIHDATGSWTWSFATLGVCLLVMMTGAVMINPKRYIEDSAAAPVPDSLPQRT
- a CDS encoding nitrilase-related carbon-nitrogen hydrolase; translated protein: MRIALGQLASGTDTPVNLRAIDAFAGRAAAAGASLVAFPEYATYEKKKIDATFPAVAQPLDGEAGTELSRIAARHGIALVAGLVESSPDPARAYNTLAAFAPDGGLLAAYRKIHLFDAQGFCESEFVAPAPSTEPVTFAVGGLRFGLLTCYDLRFPEQARALSDAGSQVLLACSSWVPGELKTNQWRTLLGARAIENSLYVAGVCQATPVSVGNSLLAGPMGDVVAELGLDADLLLADVSPAAVDQVRSHFPIHRQRRIL